ATCCCAATCTCTCGCGTGCGCTCCGTGACGGAGACGAGCATTATGTTCATGATGCCTATGCCGCCCACCACAAGCGATATAAAGGCTATCGAACCAAGCAGCATGGACATTATCGTAGTCGTCTTGCGCCGCGCCTCCAGCATTTGCGAGACGTTGCGCACCGCGAAGTCGTCCGCCTCGCCGGATTTTATTTTGTGGCGCTCGCGGAGCAGGCTCTCCGTTTCGTTCTGTATATAGGAGAGCGCCTCCATTGACACGCCTTTTATGTATACGTTTCCGATGCGCCCCGCCGTCTTCCAGCGTACGAGCCTGCGCTGCGCCGCTGTGAGCGGCACGAGGATGAAATCGTCCTGGTCGGTGCCGTTGGCGGACTGGCCTTTGCCCTCGTATACTCCAACTATTGTGAACGGTATTTTGTTTACTCGTATCGACTTGCCGATCGCGTTGTCTCCGTTAAAGAGCTTGTCTTCGACCGTCTTGCCTATTACGGCGACCTTCGCGCCCTGGCGCACGTCGCTTTCGTTGATGTCGCGCCCGCGCTCCATGTTCCGGTCCTGCACGTTTGAATAGGCCTGCGTGCTGCCGATGACGCTGCTGCTCCAGTTTGTGTTGCCGTAGATGAGCATAGCCGACATGTTTATCATGGGAGCTACGGCCTCCACGCCTGAGACCTCTTTTTCTATCGCCTGCGCGTCGTCGTAGGTGAGGTAACGCGTGATTCCGGTCGTCGAACGGGCCGACCTGTCCGGAAAGACCATGATGAAGTTGCTGCCGAACGACGATATCTGTTCGTCTA
This DNA window, taken from Cloacibacillus sp., encodes the following:
- a CDS encoding ABC transporter permease, with the translated sequence MIAVSEVFAASLTALRRNKTRSMLTALGIIIGVAAVIAAFAVGAGANKSIDEQISSFGSNFIMVFPDRSARSTTGITRYLTYDDAQAIEKEVSGVEAVAPMINMSAMLIYGNTNWSSSVIGSTQAYSNVQDRNMERGRDINESDVRQGAKVAVIGKTVEDKLFNGDNAIGKSIRVNKIPFTIVGVYEGKGQSANGTDQDDFILVPLTAAQRRLVRWKTAGRIGNVYIKGVSMEALSYIQNETESLLRERHKIKSGEADDFAVRNVSQMLEARRKTTTIMSMLLGSIAFISLVVGGIGIMNIMLVSVTERTREIGIRMAVGATEKDIRMQFLIEAVVLSMIGGSIGIMLGVVTGYLLSSFTAAPPVFTVTSIVLAFVFSAAVGVGFGYYPAYKASLLNPIDALKYE